The proteins below are encoded in one region of Telopea speciosissima isolate NSW1024214 ecotype Mountain lineage chromosome 10, Tspe_v1, whole genome shotgun sequence:
- the LOC122642236 gene encoding zinc finger CCCH domain-containing protein 18-like isoform X4 codes for MDFSESTRVVFNRIQKLEPENVSKIIGYLLLQDHGDREMIRLAFGPDSLIHSLINKAKAELVVLSSKQNGSGPISPGSMNPSPISDLSLQFTPFSPASSRPFSSPATFRVAAPYWDPQVTTDQQGVHNIDFLPPTYGDSISDEYLHNQAQFLSLEDQLEPVNSLGPDFSNNYYYPEPALGSLNARTSRRSPSLPEFPVKACHYFNKGFCKHGTNCRYFHGQPFSDSFSQIFSPNPNELLNEDHVFLPGSLEKLELELTELLKSRRGVPVSIASLPLMYYEKYGRTLQAEGYLTESQRHGKAGYSLTKLLARLKNSIRLIDRPHGQHSVVLAEDAPRYMEYRSERSDPGAIVAGSRQIYLTFPAESTFSEEDVSNYFKTFGPVQDVRIPCQQKRMFGFVTFVYPETVKIILTKGNPHFVCGARVLVKPYREKSRLVDRKYTEKIEPPPYYPSHFLEMDPELQSMPRICDNSRLIRKQLMEEHEQALELERRRLTELQLAPKQLTQPYFGYTMDELKLSEDHNEFPSADRFNYLLDVLNNGSTSDDKTRHTSSIYTDQESQGINLPESPFASPIPSSISTVI; via the exons ATGGATTTTTCGGAGTCTACACGAGTTGTGTTCAACAGAATCCAGAAATTAGAACCAGAAAATGTTTCAAAGATTATTGGGTATCTTTTACTGCAAGACCATGGGGACAGGGAGATGATACGGTTGGCTTTTGGTCCTGACAGTTTGATTCATTCCTTAATCAATAAAGCCAAAGCTGAACTTGTTGTTCTATCCTCCAAGCAAAATGGTTCAGGTCCAATCTCGCCTGGTTCCATGAATCCATCACCCATTTCAGATCTGTCCTTGCAGTTTACTCCCTTTTCACCAGCTTCTTCACGGCCGTTTTCATCGCCGGCCACATTTAGGGTTGCTGCACCTTACTGGGACCCACAGGTGACAACTGACCAGCAAGGAGTACACAACATAGACTTCCTTCCACCCACATATGGAGACTCGATCTCTGATGAGTATCTTCATAATCAAGCTCAGTTCTTGAGTTTGGAGGATCAGTTAGAGCCTGTTAACAGTTTGGGACCAGATTTTTCAAACAACTATTACTATCCCGAACCAGCATTGGGAAGTCTAAATGCAAGAACCAGTAGGAGATCTCCAAGTCTTCCTGAATTCCCAGTGAAAGCTTGCCACTACTTCAACAAGGGGTTTTGTAAACATGGAACCAACTGTAGGTACTTCCATGGCCAACCCTTTTCGGATAGCTTCTCTCAGATCTTTAGCCCAAATCCGAATGAGCTTCTTAATGAGGATCATGTCTTCTTACCTGGATCCCTTGAGAAATTAGAGTTGGAGCTTACAGAGCTCTTGAAATCTAGACGGGGCGTCCCTGTATCAATTGCTTCTTTACCACTGATGTATTATGAGAAGTATGGGAGGACCCTCCAGGCAGAGGGTTACCTCACAGAGAGTCAAAGACATGGAAAGGCTGGGTACAGTCTGACAAAGCTTCTTGCTCGATTGAAGAATAGCATTCGACTTATTGACAG ACCTCACGGGCAGCACTCAGTCGTCCTGGCGGAAGACGCTCCAAGATACATGGAGTATAGGAGTGAGAGGAGTGATCCAGGTGCAATTGTTGCTGGGTCTCGACAGATTTATCTAACTTTTCCTGCTGAGAGCACTTTTTCTGAGGAAGATGTTTCCAACTATTTTAA aACCTTTGGGCCTGTTCAAGATGTTAGAATTCCCTGTCAGCAGAAAAGAATGTTTGGTTTTGTGACTTTTGTCTATCCAGAGACAGTGAAGATAATTTTGACCAAGGGAAACCCCCATTTTGTCTGTGGTGCTCGTGTCCTGGTGAAACCCTACAGGGAAAAATCCAGGCTTGTTGACAG GAAGTATACTGAGAAAATTGAACCCCCACCCTACTACCCGTCTCACTTCTTAGAAATGGATCCTGAGCTTCAGTCAA TGCCCAGAATCTGTGATAACTCTAGACTGATAAGGAAGCAGCTTATGGAAGAGCATGAACAGGCTCTTGAACTTGAGAGAAGGCGTCTCACCGAGTTGCAGTTGGCACCGAAACAATTGACTCAGCCATACTTTGGTTACACCATGGATGAACTGAAGCTATCAGAAG ATCACAATGAGTTCCCTTCAGCTGATCGGTTCAATTACTTATTGGATGTTTTAAACAATGGTTCAACTAGTGATGACAAAACCAGGCACACAAGCTCAATTTACACTGACCAGGAGAG CCAAGGAATTAATCTTCCAGAGAGTCCATTTGCATCTCCAATACCAAGCAGTATTTCGACAGTGATATAG
- the LOC122642236 gene encoding zinc finger CCCH domain-containing protein 18-like isoform X2 has product MDFSESTRVVFNRIQKLEPENVSKIIGYLLLQDHGDREMIRLAFGPDSLIHSLINKAKAELVVLSSKQNGSGPISPGSMNPSPISDLSLQFTPFSPASSRPFSSPATFRVAAPYWDPQVTTDQQGVHNIDFLPPTYGDSISDEYLHNQAQFLSLEDQLEPVNSLGPDFSNNYYYPEPALGSLNARTSRRSPSLPEFPVKACHYFNKGFCKHGTNCRYFHGQPFSDSFSQIFSPNPNELLNEDHVFLPGSLEKLELELTELLKSRRGVPVSIASLPLMYYEKYGRTLQAEGYLTESQRHGKAGYSLTKLLARLKNSIRLIDRPHGQHSVVLAEDAPRYMEYRSERSDPGAIVAGSRQIYLTFPAESTFSEEDVSNYFKTFGPVQDVRIPCQQKRMFGFVTFVYPETVKIILTKGNPHFVCGARVLVKPYREKSRLVDRKYTEKIEPPPYYPSHFLEMDPELQSMPRICDNSRLIRKQLMEEHEQALELERRRLTELQLAPKQLTQPYFGYTMDELKLSEACADHNEFPSADRFNYLLDVLNNGSTSDDKTRHTSSIYTDQESQGINLPESPFASPIPSSISTVI; this is encoded by the exons ATGGATTTTTCGGAGTCTACACGAGTTGTGTTCAACAGAATCCAGAAATTAGAACCAGAAAATGTTTCAAAGATTATTGGGTATCTTTTACTGCAAGACCATGGGGACAGGGAGATGATACGGTTGGCTTTTGGTCCTGACAGTTTGATTCATTCCTTAATCAATAAAGCCAAAGCTGAACTTGTTGTTCTATCCTCCAAGCAAAATGGTTCAGGTCCAATCTCGCCTGGTTCCATGAATCCATCACCCATTTCAGATCTGTCCTTGCAGTTTACTCCCTTTTCACCAGCTTCTTCACGGCCGTTTTCATCGCCGGCCACATTTAGGGTTGCTGCACCTTACTGGGACCCACAGGTGACAACTGACCAGCAAGGAGTACACAACATAGACTTCCTTCCACCCACATATGGAGACTCGATCTCTGATGAGTATCTTCATAATCAAGCTCAGTTCTTGAGTTTGGAGGATCAGTTAGAGCCTGTTAACAGTTTGGGACCAGATTTTTCAAACAACTATTACTATCCCGAACCAGCATTGGGAAGTCTAAATGCAAGAACCAGTAGGAGATCTCCAAGTCTTCCTGAATTCCCAGTGAAAGCTTGCCACTACTTCAACAAGGGGTTTTGTAAACATGGAACCAACTGTAGGTACTTCCATGGCCAACCCTTTTCGGATAGCTTCTCTCAGATCTTTAGCCCAAATCCGAATGAGCTTCTTAATGAGGATCATGTCTTCTTACCTGGATCCCTTGAGAAATTAGAGTTGGAGCTTACAGAGCTCTTGAAATCTAGACGGGGCGTCCCTGTATCAATTGCTTCTTTACCACTGATGTATTATGAGAAGTATGGGAGGACCCTCCAGGCAGAGGGTTACCTCACAGAGAGTCAAAGACATGGAAAGGCTGGGTACAGTCTGACAAAGCTTCTTGCTCGATTGAAGAATAGCATTCGACTTATTGACAG ACCTCACGGGCAGCACTCAGTCGTCCTGGCGGAAGACGCTCCAAGATACATGGAGTATAGGAGTGAGAGGAGTGATCCAGGTGCAATTGTTGCTGGGTCTCGACAGATTTATCTAACTTTTCCTGCTGAGAGCACTTTTTCTGAGGAAGATGTTTCCAACTATTTTAA aACCTTTGGGCCTGTTCAAGATGTTAGAATTCCCTGTCAGCAGAAAAGAATGTTTGGTTTTGTGACTTTTGTCTATCCAGAGACAGTGAAGATAATTTTGACCAAGGGAAACCCCCATTTTGTCTGTGGTGCTCGTGTCCTGGTGAAACCCTACAGGGAAAAATCCAGGCTTGTTGACAG GAAGTATACTGAGAAAATTGAACCCCCACCCTACTACCCGTCTCACTTCTTAGAAATGGATCCTGAGCTTCAGTCAA TGCCCAGAATCTGTGATAACTCTAGACTGATAAGGAAGCAGCTTATGGAAGAGCATGAACAGGCTCTTGAACTTGAGAGAAGGCGTCTCACCGAGTTGCAGTTGGCACCGAAACAATTGACTCAGCCATACTTTGGTTACACCATGGATGAACTGAAGCTATCAGAAG CTTGTGCAGATCACAATGAGTTCCCTTCAGCTGATCGGTTCAATTACTTATTGGATGTTTTAAACAATGGTTCAACTAGTGATGACAAAACCAGGCACACAAGCTCAATTTACACTGACCAGGAGAG CCAAGGAATTAATCTTCCAGAGAGTCCATTTGCATCTCCAATACCAAGCAGTATTTCGACAGTGATATAG
- the LOC122642236 gene encoding zinc finger CCCH domain-containing protein 18-like isoform X3, giving the protein MDFSESTRVVFNRIQKLEPENVSKIIGYLLLQDHGDREMIRLAFGPDSLIHSLINKAKAELVVLSSKQNGSGPISPGSMNPSPISDLSLQFTPFSPASSRPFSSPATFRVAAPYWDPQVTTDQQGVHNIDFLPPTYGDSISDEYLHNQAQFLSLEDQLEPVNSLGPDFSNNYYYPEPALGSLNARTSRRSPSLPEFPVKACHYFNKGFCKHGTNCRYFHGQPFSDSFSQIFSPNPNELLNEDHVFLPGSLEKLELELTELLKSRRGVPVSIASLPLMYYEKYGRTLQAEGYLTESQRHGKAGYSLTKLLARLKNSIRLIDSYRPHGQHSVVLAEDAPRYMEYRSERSDPGAIVAGSRQIYLTFPAESTFSEEDVSNYFKTFGPVQDVRIPCQQKRMFGFVTFVYPETVKIILTKGNPHFVCGARVLVKPYREKSRLVDRKYTEKIEPPPYYPSHFLEMDPELQSMPRICDNSRLIRKQLMEEHEQALELERRRLTELQLAPKQLTQPYFGYTMDELKLSEDHNEFPSADRFNYLLDVLNNGSTSDDKTRHTSSIYTDQESQGINLPESPFASPIPSSISTVI; this is encoded by the exons ATGGATTTTTCGGAGTCTACACGAGTTGTGTTCAACAGAATCCAGAAATTAGAACCAGAAAATGTTTCAAAGATTATTGGGTATCTTTTACTGCAAGACCATGGGGACAGGGAGATGATACGGTTGGCTTTTGGTCCTGACAGTTTGATTCATTCCTTAATCAATAAAGCCAAAGCTGAACTTGTTGTTCTATCCTCCAAGCAAAATGGTTCAGGTCCAATCTCGCCTGGTTCCATGAATCCATCACCCATTTCAGATCTGTCCTTGCAGTTTACTCCCTTTTCACCAGCTTCTTCACGGCCGTTTTCATCGCCGGCCACATTTAGGGTTGCTGCACCTTACTGGGACCCACAGGTGACAACTGACCAGCAAGGAGTACACAACATAGACTTCCTTCCACCCACATATGGAGACTCGATCTCTGATGAGTATCTTCATAATCAAGCTCAGTTCTTGAGTTTGGAGGATCAGTTAGAGCCTGTTAACAGTTTGGGACCAGATTTTTCAAACAACTATTACTATCCCGAACCAGCATTGGGAAGTCTAAATGCAAGAACCAGTAGGAGATCTCCAAGTCTTCCTGAATTCCCAGTGAAAGCTTGCCACTACTTCAACAAGGGGTTTTGTAAACATGGAACCAACTGTAGGTACTTCCATGGCCAACCCTTTTCGGATAGCTTCTCTCAGATCTTTAGCCCAAATCCGAATGAGCTTCTTAATGAGGATCATGTCTTCTTACCTGGATCCCTTGAGAAATTAGAGTTGGAGCTTACAGAGCTCTTGAAATCTAGACGGGGCGTCCCTGTATCAATTGCTTCTTTACCACTGATGTATTATGAGAAGTATGGGAGGACCCTCCAGGCAGAGGGTTACCTCACAGAGAGTCAAAGACATGGAAAGGCTGGGTACAGTCTGACAAAGCTTCTTGCTCGATTGAAGAATAGCATTCGACTTATTGACAG TTACAGACCTCACGGGCAGCACTCAGTCGTCCTGGCGGAAGACGCTCCAAGATACATGGAGTATAGGAGTGAGAGGAGTGATCCAGGTGCAATTGTTGCTGGGTCTCGACAGATTTATCTAACTTTTCCTGCTGAGAGCACTTTTTCTGAGGAAGATGTTTCCAACTATTTTAA aACCTTTGGGCCTGTTCAAGATGTTAGAATTCCCTGTCAGCAGAAAAGAATGTTTGGTTTTGTGACTTTTGTCTATCCAGAGACAGTGAAGATAATTTTGACCAAGGGAAACCCCCATTTTGTCTGTGGTGCTCGTGTCCTGGTGAAACCCTACAGGGAAAAATCCAGGCTTGTTGACAG GAAGTATACTGAGAAAATTGAACCCCCACCCTACTACCCGTCTCACTTCTTAGAAATGGATCCTGAGCTTCAGTCAA TGCCCAGAATCTGTGATAACTCTAGACTGATAAGGAAGCAGCTTATGGAAGAGCATGAACAGGCTCTTGAACTTGAGAGAAGGCGTCTCACCGAGTTGCAGTTGGCACCGAAACAATTGACTCAGCCATACTTTGGTTACACCATGGATGAACTGAAGCTATCAGAAG ATCACAATGAGTTCCCTTCAGCTGATCGGTTCAATTACTTATTGGATGTTTTAAACAATGGTTCAACTAGTGATGACAAAACCAGGCACACAAGCTCAATTTACACTGACCAGGAGAG CCAAGGAATTAATCTTCCAGAGAGTCCATTTGCATCTCCAATACCAAGCAGTATTTCGACAGTGATATAG
- the LOC122642236 gene encoding zinc finger CCCH domain-containing protein 18-like isoform X1, whose protein sequence is MDFSESTRVVFNRIQKLEPENVSKIIGYLLLQDHGDREMIRLAFGPDSLIHSLINKAKAELVVLSSKQNGSGPISPGSMNPSPISDLSLQFTPFSPASSRPFSSPATFRVAAPYWDPQVTTDQQGVHNIDFLPPTYGDSISDEYLHNQAQFLSLEDQLEPVNSLGPDFSNNYYYPEPALGSLNARTSRRSPSLPEFPVKACHYFNKGFCKHGTNCRYFHGQPFSDSFSQIFSPNPNELLNEDHVFLPGSLEKLELELTELLKSRRGVPVSIASLPLMYYEKYGRTLQAEGYLTESQRHGKAGYSLTKLLARLKNSIRLIDSYRPHGQHSVVLAEDAPRYMEYRSERSDPGAIVAGSRQIYLTFPAESTFSEEDVSNYFKTFGPVQDVRIPCQQKRMFGFVTFVYPETVKIILTKGNPHFVCGARVLVKPYREKSRLVDRKYTEKIEPPPYYPSHFLEMDPELQSMPRICDNSRLIRKQLMEEHEQALELERRRLTELQLAPKQLTQPYFGYTMDELKLSEACADHNEFPSADRFNYLLDVLNNGSTSDDKTRHTSSIYTDQESQGINLPESPFASPIPSSISTVI, encoded by the exons ATGGATTTTTCGGAGTCTACACGAGTTGTGTTCAACAGAATCCAGAAATTAGAACCAGAAAATGTTTCAAAGATTATTGGGTATCTTTTACTGCAAGACCATGGGGACAGGGAGATGATACGGTTGGCTTTTGGTCCTGACAGTTTGATTCATTCCTTAATCAATAAAGCCAAAGCTGAACTTGTTGTTCTATCCTCCAAGCAAAATGGTTCAGGTCCAATCTCGCCTGGTTCCATGAATCCATCACCCATTTCAGATCTGTCCTTGCAGTTTACTCCCTTTTCACCAGCTTCTTCACGGCCGTTTTCATCGCCGGCCACATTTAGGGTTGCTGCACCTTACTGGGACCCACAGGTGACAACTGACCAGCAAGGAGTACACAACATAGACTTCCTTCCACCCACATATGGAGACTCGATCTCTGATGAGTATCTTCATAATCAAGCTCAGTTCTTGAGTTTGGAGGATCAGTTAGAGCCTGTTAACAGTTTGGGACCAGATTTTTCAAACAACTATTACTATCCCGAACCAGCATTGGGAAGTCTAAATGCAAGAACCAGTAGGAGATCTCCAAGTCTTCCTGAATTCCCAGTGAAAGCTTGCCACTACTTCAACAAGGGGTTTTGTAAACATGGAACCAACTGTAGGTACTTCCATGGCCAACCCTTTTCGGATAGCTTCTCTCAGATCTTTAGCCCAAATCCGAATGAGCTTCTTAATGAGGATCATGTCTTCTTACCTGGATCCCTTGAGAAATTAGAGTTGGAGCTTACAGAGCTCTTGAAATCTAGACGGGGCGTCCCTGTATCAATTGCTTCTTTACCACTGATGTATTATGAGAAGTATGGGAGGACCCTCCAGGCAGAGGGTTACCTCACAGAGAGTCAAAGACATGGAAAGGCTGGGTACAGTCTGACAAAGCTTCTTGCTCGATTGAAGAATAGCATTCGACTTATTGACAG TTACAGACCTCACGGGCAGCACTCAGTCGTCCTGGCGGAAGACGCTCCAAGATACATGGAGTATAGGAGTGAGAGGAGTGATCCAGGTGCAATTGTTGCTGGGTCTCGACAGATTTATCTAACTTTTCCTGCTGAGAGCACTTTTTCTGAGGAAGATGTTTCCAACTATTTTAA aACCTTTGGGCCTGTTCAAGATGTTAGAATTCCCTGTCAGCAGAAAAGAATGTTTGGTTTTGTGACTTTTGTCTATCCAGAGACAGTGAAGATAATTTTGACCAAGGGAAACCCCCATTTTGTCTGTGGTGCTCGTGTCCTGGTGAAACCCTACAGGGAAAAATCCAGGCTTGTTGACAG GAAGTATACTGAGAAAATTGAACCCCCACCCTACTACCCGTCTCACTTCTTAGAAATGGATCCTGAGCTTCAGTCAA TGCCCAGAATCTGTGATAACTCTAGACTGATAAGGAAGCAGCTTATGGAAGAGCATGAACAGGCTCTTGAACTTGAGAGAAGGCGTCTCACCGAGTTGCAGTTGGCACCGAAACAATTGACTCAGCCATACTTTGGTTACACCATGGATGAACTGAAGCTATCAGAAG CTTGTGCAGATCACAATGAGTTCCCTTCAGCTGATCGGTTCAATTACTTATTGGATGTTTTAAACAATGGTTCAACTAGTGATGACAAAACCAGGCACACAAGCTCAATTTACACTGACCAGGAGAG CCAAGGAATTAATCTTCCAGAGAGTCCATTTGCATCTCCAATACCAAGCAGTATTTCGACAGTGATATAG